One part of the Aricia agestis chromosome Z, ilAriAges1.1, whole genome shotgun sequence genome encodes these proteins:
- the LOC121738964 gene encoding uncharacterized protein LOC121738964 isoform X1: MNILLRTMASDDASLGLDLGRLEIEKSKVIKKETIENPFFSSSQNKKKPSLNVKCSCMVQKRKSNKKQTNILREPFLRLSQPYCKNFNNKDVKNINPDLVNLHTLVNNCNQLCISTDKKNFDSKPKQLKDHTKWWKSKRSKSTSERNSSKVDSDKGSSSTCSQQALNPPPPCDVTIDELASYFETFVHIPKKMSTMAEMMYI, from the exons ATGAATATACTATTG aGAACTATGGCTTCTGATGACGCCTCGCTGGGCTTGGACCTAGGACGCTTGGAAATAGAGAAAAGCAAAGTAATTAAGAAGGAAACAatagaaaatccattttttagttcatcacaaaataaaaaaaaaccatcacTAAATGTTAAATGTTCATGTATGGTGCAAAAGCGGAAAAGTAATAAAAAGCAAACCAATATTCTAAGGGAACCTTTTCTAAGACTGTCACAACCCTATTGTAAAAACTTTAACAATAaagatgtaaaaaatattaatccaGATCTGGTAAACTTACACACACTTGTTAATAATTGCAACCAACTGTGCATATCAACAGACAAGAAAAACTTTGACTCGAAGCCAAAACAATTAAAAGATCACACCAAATGGTGGAAGAGTAAGAGAAGTAAATCAACAAGCGAAAGGAACAGTTCAAAGGTGGATTCTGACAAAGGATCTTCGAGCACTTGCTCCCAGCAAGCACTGAACCCACCACCTCCTTGTGATGTTACAATAGACGAACTAGCCAGCTATTTTGAAACTTTTGTTCATATTCCTAAGAAAATGTCCACAATGGCAGAGATgatgtatatttaa
- the LOC121738964 gene encoding uncharacterized protein LOC121738964 isoform X2, whose translation MASDDASLGLDLGRLEIEKSKVIKKETIENPFFSSSQNKKKPSLNVKCSCMVQKRKSNKKQTNILREPFLRLSQPYCKNFNNKDVKNINPDLVNLHTLVNNCNQLCISTDKKNFDSKPKQLKDHTKWWKSKRSKSTSERNSSKVDSDKGSSSTCSQQALNPPPPCDVTIDELASYFETFVHIPKKMSTMAEMMYI comes from the coding sequence ATGGCTTCTGATGACGCCTCGCTGGGCTTGGACCTAGGACGCTTGGAAATAGAGAAAAGCAAAGTAATTAAGAAGGAAACAatagaaaatccattttttagttcatcacaaaataaaaaaaaaccatcacTAAATGTTAAATGTTCATGTATGGTGCAAAAGCGGAAAAGTAATAAAAAGCAAACCAATATTCTAAGGGAACCTTTTCTAAGACTGTCACAACCCTATTGTAAAAACTTTAACAATAaagatgtaaaaaatattaatccaGATCTGGTAAACTTACACACACTTGTTAATAATTGCAACCAACTGTGCATATCAACAGACAAGAAAAACTTTGACTCGAAGCCAAAACAATTAAAAGATCACACCAAATGGTGGAAGAGTAAGAGAAGTAAATCAACAAGCGAAAGGAACAGTTCAAAGGTGGATTCTGACAAAGGATCTTCGAGCACTTGCTCCCAGCAAGCACTGAACCCACCACCTCCTTGTGATGTTACAATAGACGAACTAGCCAGCTATTTTGAAACTTTTGTTCATATTCCTAAGAAAATGTCCACAATGGCAGAGATgatgtatatttaa